A section of the Bacillus marinisedimentorum genome encodes:
- a CDS encoding PAS domain-containing protein, with translation MFNRVMMKSKRNRNVKIIKNEGDKMLEQALDRVDEGVMIIDADFKIVFLNRMCEAILDIKRENALGKNIDEFFDNPPEHTRALQHTLEKNEEFVHEVLPYKWGKYDKYLKQETKLLKKEGKVIGAMTEFNDITDFVRREQKLVNMLTERSATIIPLSLKTGILPLRPLEMISDNLKPDIQLSKILDDAVRQKIEKLAIDMSFIPFTSSEDSEHFYQLLKTLNMMGIEVVITGIKPDLARDTVTKGRSFSNYRTYTHLSQALDYFNLSSSVE, from the coding sequence ATGTTTAATCGTGTTATGATGAAAAGTAAGCGTAATCGGAATGTAAAGATTATAAAGAATGAGGGTGATAAAATGCTCGAACAGGCGTTGGACAGGGTTGATGAGGGAGTCATGATCATTGATGCCGATTTCAAAATCGTTTTTTTAAACAGAATGTGTGAGGCCATTCTTGATATTAAACGTGAAAACGCCCTCGGAAAAAACATTGATGAGTTTTTTGATAATCCTCCCGAGCACACTCGGGCCCTTCAGCACACTCTTGAAAAAAATGAAGAGTTTGTCCATGAAGTGCTTCCCTATAAATGGGGCAAATATGATAAGTACTTGAAGCAGGAAACAAAGCTCCTAAAAAAAGAGGGGAAGGTCATCGGAGCCATGACCGAATTCAATGACATCACCGACTTTGTCAGAAGGGAACAAAAGCTGGTGAACATGTTAACGGAGCGTTCTGCAACAATTATTCCTCTGTCACTGAAGACCGGTATTCTTCCTTTGCGGCCCCTTGAGATGATTTCCGACAACTTGAAACCGGATATCCAACTTTCCAAAATTCTTGATGATGCGGTTCGCCAGAAAATCGAAAAACTTGCGATTGATATGTCCTTCATACCATTTACTTCCTCTGAAGACAGTGAACATTTTTATCAGCTTCTGAAAACTTTGAATATGATGGGGATTGAAGTAGTGATTACCGGAATAAAGCCGGATCTTGCCAGGGATACAGTCACAAAGGGGCGAAGTTTTTCCAATTATCGGACGTACACCCATTTGAGCCAGGCCCTTGATTATTTTAATTTATCGAGCAGTGTGGAATAA
- a CDS encoding formate/nitrite transporter family protein, with translation MEKEAIEKITVLASKKADLLNQNPLQYIMRAVLAGIYISFAVIVSFRLGDTFYQAQSPFTPLMSGISFGIALMLIIWGGAELFTGNTMYFTVAALRKKTGAADLLKNWFFCYSGNFLGVTFFAGLFVMTGLFAAIGPDHMMMDVVETKMNLTASELFFRAILCNWLVCLAIWIPMQAKGDGAKLAMTILLVFAFFVSGYEHSIANMSLFTLALMLPHPETISVAGMVHNLVPVTLGNIVGGGVFVGALYTYLQTSKKPAENKAVQQAVLTSSPHQSVSS, from the coding sequence ATGGAAAAAGAAGCAATTGAAAAAATAACCGTGCTGGCGTCAAAAAAGGCGGACCTGCTCAATCAGAATCCTCTTCAATATATAATGCGGGCTGTTCTTGCCGGCATCTACATCAGTTTTGCCGTTATTGTAAGCTTCAGGCTTGGCGATACATTTTATCAGGCACAGTCTCCGTTCACTCCGTTAATGAGCGGCATCTCTTTCGGGATTGCCCTAATGCTCATTATCTGGGGCGGAGCTGAACTCTTTACCGGCAACACGATGTATTTCACTGTCGCTGCCTTGCGGAAGAAGACAGGGGCTGCGGACCTCCTGAAAAACTGGTTCTTTTGTTATTCCGGAAATTTTCTCGGTGTCACCTTTTTTGCCGGATTATTTGTCATGACGGGTTTGTTTGCAGCGATTGGACCAGATCATATGATGATGGATGTTGTGGAAACGAAAATGAACCTAACCGCATCCGAACTGTTCTTCCGCGCAATCCTGTGTAACTGGCTCGTATGCCTCGCTATCTGGATTCCTATGCAGGCGAAAGGAGACGGGGCAAAGCTGGCCATGACGATTTTACTTGTATTTGCTTTCTTTGTTTCCGGCTATGAGCACAGCATCGCCAATATGTCCTTGTTCACGCTCGCTCTAATGCTGCCGCATCCCGAAACCATTTCCGTTGCCGGAATGGTTCATAACCTTGTTCCTGTCACGCTTGGAAATATTGTCGGCGGAGGCGTGTTTGTCGGAGCACTGTATACGTACCTGCAAACGTCCAAAAAGCCGGCTGAGAATAAAGCGGTTCAGCAGGCGGTACTTACAAGTTCTCCACATCAATCAGTGAGCAGCTAG
- a CDS encoding flavoprotein: MSQVKNLLIGISGSINVANIFPYIGAIQQEMQCRLHIMMTPGAQSFMPASTLMHSIDGDVFTDMKAHGEFKMPHVELGQWADAIILLPASANTIARVASGFADEIVSAAILAANEPTIIFPSMYLGMWRKNSVQRNIETLKSDGFYVYQPSVFMEQPDATVDAFSGGSLPSPAQTAEYIKAVVNGQVKLRQN, translated from the coding sequence GTGAGCCAAGTCAAAAACCTGTTAATTGGAATTTCAGGGTCAATCAACGTAGCTAATATTTTTCCGTATATCGGCGCCATCCAGCAGGAGATGCAATGCCGGCTGCATATCATGATGACCCCCGGCGCCCAATCATTCATGCCGGCAAGCACTTTGATGCACAGCATTGATGGAGATGTTTTTACGGACATGAAAGCACATGGAGAATTTAAAATGCCTCACGTTGAGCTTGGCCAATGGGCTGATGCCATCATCCTTTTGCCGGCATCAGCAAATACGATTGCCCGGGTTGCTTCAGGATTCGCTGATGAGATTGTTTCTGCCGCCATCCTGGCCGCGAATGAGCCTACCATCATTTTTCCGAGCATGTACCTGGGCATGTGGCGGAAAAATAGTGTCCAGCGGAACATTGAAACATTGAAGAGTGACGGCTTTTACGTGTACCAGCCAAGTGTATTCATGGAGCAGCCTGATGCCACAGTAGACGCATTCAGCGGCGGAAGTCTCCCGTCACCGGCACAGACCGCGGAATACATTAAGGCAGTGGTGAATGGACAAGTTAAATTAAGGCAGAACTAA
- a CDS encoding VLRF1 family aeRF1-type release factor, which translates to MEIVKQLKGLESLYTNSRMVLSLYLSNDHSNDYQKRDIWRIHLKNGLKDIEKNIMAVGNSIEIQSFRLVKQKVEKELNEHKLQFKRGFVLFASQDKVVYKDLQVPVDNEFYWRDEPVIDPLESLYKKFPRSGIVAFNHEHAQILDVELGEVKDSQLYDLEVDQENWRKIEGRAPSSITNGKVKHHDRDRYDKRLHENMVREFKALAHQIDKTAYEKGWEGVYLAGVPDMLPLLQGTLYVQILKTSSQNLVSKTPQQIVQELLLK; encoded by the coding sequence ATGGAGATTGTTAAGCAGCTCAAAGGCCTTGAAAGTCTGTATACGAACAGTCGAATGGTATTGTCCCTGTATTTAAGCAATGATCACAGCAACGATTACCAGAAAAGGGATATCTGGCGGATTCATTTGAAAAACGGCCTCAAAGATATCGAGAAAAATATTATGGCTGTCGGAAACAGTATTGAAATCCAGTCGTTCCGCCTTGTGAAGCAAAAAGTCGAGAAAGAATTGAATGAACATAAACTGCAATTCAAGCGGGGGTTCGTTTTATTCGCAAGTCAGGACAAAGTCGTATATAAAGACCTCCAGGTGCCGGTGGACAATGAGTTCTACTGGCGTGACGAGCCTGTCATCGATCCTCTGGAAAGCCTTTATAAAAAATTTCCGCGCTCCGGCATCGTCGCTTTTAACCATGAACATGCACAAATTCTTGATGTCGAATTGGGCGAAGTGAAGGATTCTCAGCTCTATGACCTGGAAGTGGACCAGGAAAACTGGCGCAAAATTGAGGGACGGGCTCCATCTTCCATCACAAATGGAAAAGTGAAACACCATGACCGTGACCGCTATGATAAAAGGCTTCATGAAAACATGGTCCGCGAATTCAAAGCACTTGCTCATCAAATTGATAAAACCGCCTACGAAAAAGGATGGGAAGGGGTGTATCTTGCCGGTGTTCCCGATATGCTTCCGCTGCTTCAGGGAACGCTTTATGTGCAGATTTTGAAAACGAGCAGCCAGAACCTGGTTTCCAAAACCCCGCAGCAAATCGTCCAGGAACTTCTGCTTAAATAA
- a CDS encoding FAD-dependent oxidoreductase, translated as MKVAIMGAGLAGLSCAVTLEKFGITPHVFEKRGQVGDRFVMSELILSMMHPPIKDSIRYLAEEHQLYIRPVSNLSTLWIHSPNESVAIRGNLGFINVRGKHPDAFEKQLASDLKVPITFHSENSYEKLLREYTHIILATGDAAYTEKIQQLDVAYTTTLRGMTVSGTFKRTEGQAWFDNRFAPKGMGYLLPFSDTKAMLVLAYPEYPEIKALDEEKLWKTFIHTAKNTLNQKLEVVDSFHINNYIVGKSGHARIGNTFFTGNCFGGIMPFMGFGQFESMLTGIYAAYDLAGKGNYDDLTAPLKESYRLSLTLRHAIEQLDNAGLDKLVRSLKNPAAQKILLNDKLHSLKWAARFVRMGQFLN; from the coding sequence ATGAAAGTCGCAATTATGGGCGCAGGGCTTGCTGGACTTTCCTGTGCCGTTACACTTGAAAAATTCGGTATCACCCCGCATGTATTTGAAAAACGAGGCCAGGTCGGTGATCGTTTTGTAATGTCCGAACTTATTTTATCAATGATGCATCCGCCTATTAAAGACAGTATCCGCTATTTGGCCGAAGAACACCAGCTATATATCAGGCCGGTTTCAAATTTGAGTACTTTATGGATTCATTCTCCAAACGAGTCAGTTGCAATAAGAGGGAACCTGGGCTTTATCAATGTGAGAGGCAAGCACCCAGATGCTTTTGAAAAACAGCTGGCTTCAGATCTGAAAGTCCCGATTACCTTTCACTCGGAAAACTCTTATGAAAAGCTGCTGCGTGAATATACTCATATCATCCTTGCCACAGGTGATGCTGCCTACACAGAAAAAATCCAGCAATTGGACGTTGCCTATACAACAACTTTAAGAGGGATGACAGTATCAGGAACGTTTAAACGAACGGAAGGCCAGGCCTGGTTTGACAACCGCTTTGCGCCCAAAGGAATGGGATATTTACTCCCTTTCTCCGATACGAAAGCAATGTTGGTCCTGGCTTATCCTGAATATCCTGAAATCAAGGCTCTCGACGAGGAAAAACTATGGAAAACCTTTATCCATACCGCTAAGAACACACTGAATCAAAAACTTGAAGTGGTCGATTCCTTTCATATCAATAATTACATCGTCGGAAAATCCGGACATGCCCGGATCGGCAATACTTTTTTCACTGGAAATTGCTTTGGGGGTATAATGCCCTTCATGGGTTTCGGCCAATTCGAGTCAATGTTAACCGGCATTTATGCAGCCTATGATCTTGCAGGCAAAGGGAATTATGACGACCTGACTGCACCGCTTAAAGAAAGCTACCGCCTTTCCCTTACCCTCAGGCACGCCATTGAGCAGCTTGATAACGCCGGACTCGACAAGCTGGTAAGGTCACTTAAAAACCCGGCCGCACAAAAAATACTGTTGAATGACAAACTTCACTCTTTGAAATGGGCGGCCCGATTTGTCAGAATGGGGCAGTTTTTAAATTGA
- a CDS encoding 4Fe-4S dicluster domain-containing protein — protein sequence MSLLTRWLESLAESVEISERCLRQMSPFSTCEKCIEVCQEEALKITNGKVEITEEHCTSCGKCMTVCPVHAIEGSVPRRDVIEDTMIQNAEVVPPSVGEWLYYASKGIKKLAVLHVGLHSRSWPESLHEPNRILSKMGEPEIALTDTVPVPEEKEMSRRDLFRFVGKESKVLAMSSLTPAKWRYNHQSFSINRAFPEWMFYRVELDRAACTLCEVCFKLCPNQVFTVDRERGELRISPGSCNGCELCVDACRENAAAVTEHIAPREEGIASIIEKTCMSCGQPFLDWDEAGDSCHICLKKAENKSSFF from the coding sequence ATGTCACTGCTGACTAGATGGCTTGAAAGCCTCGCCGAATCAGTTGAAATAAGCGAGAGATGTTTGCGGCAGATGAGTCCTTTCAGTACATGTGAAAAATGTATTGAGGTATGCCAGGAAGAAGCACTTAAGATAACAAATGGAAAAGTGGAAATTACCGAGGAGCACTGCACTTCGTGCGGCAAGTGCATGACAGTTTGCCCGGTTCATGCAATAGAGGGAAGTGTGCCAAGGCGTGATGTGATTGAAGATACAATGATTCAAAATGCGGAGGTGGTCCCTCCGTCTGTCGGTGAATGGCTGTATTACGCGAGTAAAGGAATCAAAAAATTGGCAGTACTCCATGTCGGCTTGCACAGCCGAAGCTGGCCGGAGAGCCTTCATGAGCCAAACCGAATCCTTTCCAAAATGGGCGAACCGGAAATTGCATTGACTGATACTGTGCCTGTTCCGGAAGAAAAAGAAATGTCCCGCCGTGATTTATTTCGGTTCGTCGGCAAGGAAAGCAAGGTACTGGCAATGTCGTCCCTTACTCCCGCAAAATGGCGCTATAATCATCAATCCTTTTCGATCAACCGGGCTTTTCCGGAATGGATGTTTTACCGGGTGGAATTGGACAGGGCAGCCTGTACACTGTGCGAGGTCTGCTTTAAGCTCTGTCCGAACCAGGTATTTACCGTTGACAGGGAAAGGGGAGAGCTCCGGATTTCTCCAGGAAGTTGCAATGGCTGTGAATTATGCGTGGACGCCTGCCGGGAAAATGCAGCAGCAGTGACAGAGCATATCGCCCCGCGGGAAGAGGGTATTGCCAGCATAATAGAAAAAACATGCATGTCTTGCGGGCAGCCTTTCCTTGACTGGGATGAAGCAGGGGATTCATGCCATATCTGCTTGAAAAAAGCGGAGAATAAAAGCAGTTTCTTTTAA
- a CDS encoding DUF2254 domain-containing protein: MPSTNEQTISQKMWLIPLLYFAGAVILSVITAFIDFNVSRVNMHEMFLTKTDTARAIHSSLVRGILTMTTITFSVTMVVLTTYTSQYSPRALQDFLSETFTQHVLGVFSAGVIVSLFNMLTLPDKEKVFLSPVIGVLAGTVALGYFLAFINHAANWLKVNKLIERITLETVSCIQTELEPAGAPSPSPWEKWELDDLQEQERFLVRAKKSGYIKTIDVEYLKNLSHQDNTVLRLEADIGDYIDKGMPILSYWNFPPVQLQKTSYLEAYNVGSERTQEQDIRFGIQKLSDIAVKSLSSGASDPATAIESIKRIGTVLAVLGQHEPRKAHIFDEHKQLRIIRNPIQFEGYLHLALYQIRHHIKGDVSVMSAVIDALYSAASVNGTAVKTAIWEYFSCMLEVFDIKKIGSYEREFLTGKIDKLKAVCLFDKTFHKLPETEQGNEE, encoded by the coding sequence ATGCCATCAACTAATGAACAAACCATAAGCCAAAAGATGTGGCTCATCCCCTTGCTGTATTTCGCCGGGGCAGTCATTCTGTCTGTCATCACTGCCTTTATCGATTTTAATGTCAGCCGGGTAAATATGCATGAGATGTTTTTGACTAAAACGGATACGGCTCGAGCGATCCACAGTTCGCTCGTGAGGGGGATTCTCACGATGACGACTATCACCTTCTCCGTCACTATGGTTGTGCTGACCACCTATACATCACAGTACTCACCGAGAGCATTGCAGGATTTTTTATCAGAAACGTTCACTCAGCATGTACTCGGGGTGTTTTCAGCGGGTGTCATCGTTTCCTTATTTAACATGCTCACATTACCGGATAAAGAAAAGGTCTTTTTATCCCCTGTTATTGGAGTCCTGGCCGGTACGGTTGCTCTCGGCTATTTCCTTGCCTTTATCAATCATGCCGCCAATTGGCTGAAAGTGAATAAGCTGATTGAACGGATTACCCTTGAAACCGTCAGCTGTATCCAAACAGAGCTTGAGCCCGCCGGTGCACCTTCTCCTTCCCCATGGGAAAAGTGGGAGCTGGACGATTTGCAGGAACAAGAGCGCTTTCTAGTAAGGGCAAAGAAATCAGGATACATCAAAACGATAGATGTTGAATATTTAAAAAATCTGTCGCATCAGGACAACACCGTCCTCCGCCTTGAGGCAGACATCGGTGATTATATCGATAAAGGCATGCCAATCCTTTCCTATTGGAATTTCCCTCCAGTCCAGCTTCAAAAAACCAGTTATCTTGAAGCTTATAATGTTGGCAGCGAACGGACTCAGGAGCAAGACATCAGATTTGGCATTCAAAAGCTTTCCGACATCGCGGTAAAGTCACTCTCTTCTGGTGCCAGTGACCCCGCTACCGCCATTGAAAGCATCAAACGGATCGGTACGGTACTGGCTGTTCTTGGCCAGCATGAACCGCGGAAGGCCCATATTTTCGATGAGCATAAACAACTGAGGATTATAAGGAATCCGATACAGTTTGAGGGTTATTTGCACCTCGCTCTTTATCAAATACGCCATCATATAAAGGGAGACGTTTCAGTGATGAGTGCAGTCATTGATGCTTTATATTCAGCGGCATCAGTGAACGGCACTGCAGTAAAAACGGCGATATGGGAATATTTCAGCTGCATGCTTGAAGTGTTCGACATAAAAAAAATCGGATCATATGAACGCGAGTTTTTAACTGGAAAAATCGATAAGCTGAAAGCTGTATGCCTGTTTGATAAAACCTTTCACAAGCTGCCTGAAACCGAACAGGGAAATGAAGAGTAA
- a CDS encoding NAD(P)/FAD-dependent oxidoreductase yields MKKIVILGGGTAGTMVANRLSRQLGDKIKNKEVEVLLISNTDKHIYQPGYLFITFNEKMPEHFTRKQQDLLHRNVKMVYDDVKKVEPEKNRLVSDKTTYNYDYLVLATGSVPNFDSIPGLKDAAHNFYTMDGAIKLRDTLASFEGGKILLAVDVPHKCPAAPLEITLMMDDYFRKRGIRDKVDIQYTYPIGRIHSLQPVAEWANPEFASRNINAETFFNMEEVDPERKVAITMDGSEHSFDLLISVPAHTGAKVILDSGLGDEGGFIPTDRHTLKMEGSDNVYVLGDATNLPISKAGSTAHYQSESLVPNIINRINGIAETHMYDGKVACFLENSLHDASYITFDYNNPPKPATTSELLHWFKGVYNEIYWLNVRGIM; encoded by the coding sequence ATGAAGAAAATTGTAATTCTTGGAGGCGGAACAGCAGGCACAATGGTGGCCAACCGCCTTTCCCGCCAACTGGGCGATAAAATCAAAAACAAAGAAGTCGAAGTGCTGCTCATTTCCAACACAGATAAACACATTTACCAGCCGGGCTATCTCTTCATCACTTTCAATGAAAAAATGCCTGAACACTTCACGCGCAAACAGCAGGATCTCCTGCACCGCAACGTGAAAATGGTATATGATGACGTGAAAAAGGTCGAGCCGGAGAAAAACCGCCTTGTTTCTGACAAAACAACGTATAACTATGACTACCTTGTTCTTGCAACAGGCTCTGTTCCGAACTTTGACAGCATTCCCGGCTTGAAAGATGCCGCACACAACTTCTATACAATGGACGGTGCAATCAAGCTGCGTGATACACTCGCTTCATTTGAAGGCGGAAAAATCCTGCTTGCAGTCGATGTTCCGCACAAATGTCCGGCAGCACCGCTTGAAATCACATTGATGATGGATGATTACTTCCGCAAGCGCGGTATCCGTGACAAAGTGGACATTCAATACACCTATCCGATTGGACGGATTCACTCCCTCCAGCCGGTTGCAGAGTGGGCAAACCCTGAGTTTGCAAGCCGCAACATCAATGCCGAAACATTCTTCAACATGGAAGAAGTCGATCCGGAACGGAAAGTCGCCATCACAATGGACGGCAGCGAGCATTCCTTTGACCTGCTCATTTCCGTACCGGCACATACAGGTGCAAAAGTCATCCTGGATTCCGGCCTCGGTGATGAGGGAGGATTCATTCCGACTGACCGCCATACACTGAAAATGGAAGGATCCGACAACGTTTACGTTCTTGGTGATGCGACAAACCTTCCGATCAGTAAAGCTGGATCCACTGCACACTATCAAAGCGAAAGCCTTGTGCCGAACATCATCAACCGCATCAACGGAATTGCAGAAACGCACATGTACGACGGCAAGGTAGCTTGTTTCCTTGAAAACAGTCTCCATGATGCAAGCTATATCACGTTTGACTATAACAATCCTCCAAAGCCGGCAACAACGTCCGAGCTCCTTCACTGGTTCAAGGGCGTATACAACGAGATCTACTGGCTCAATGTGAGAGGAATTATGTAA
- a CDS encoding DUF1641 domain-containing protein, giving the protein METPTTSKEKDRLEDTKEFASVALNSLTNEMVTDLAGKAVQAVELMDDILQPETISLMKKLPEVSKSLEGTLATVQRLEESGTLQTLSEMGEMVATMKASMTTPMITDMVEKAIGGVEMADEIVQHGSLELVQGMSKAFAEARHDRETADKPMTTMQMVKMMKDPEVREGLSLFLTFVKHLPGELNLKK; this is encoded by the coding sequence ATGGAAACTCCTACCACTTCTAAGGAAAAAGACCGTTTAGAAGATACAAAAGAATTTGCATCTGTAGCCCTCAATTCCTTAACAAATGAAATGGTAACAGATCTTGCCGGTAAAGCGGTTCAAGCAGTTGAACTGATGGATGACATTTTACAGCCGGAAACTATTTCGCTTATGAAAAAACTCCCTGAGGTGAGCAAAAGCCTTGAAGGCACACTCGCAACCGTCCAGCGCCTTGAAGAATCAGGCACGCTGCAGACACTCAGTGAAATGGGCGAAATGGTCGCAACGATGAAAGCATCCATGACTACACCGATGATCACCGATATGGTTGAAAAAGCGATCGGCGGCGTTGAAATGGCTGATGAAATCGTCCAGCACGGTTCACTTGAACTCGTTCAGGGCATGAGCAAAGCATTCGCTGAAGCCCGCCATGACCGCGAAACAGCTGATAAGCCAATGACTACAATGCAAATGGTCAAAATGATGAAAGACCCGGAAGTCCGCGAAGGATTAAGCCTATTCCTTACATTCGTGAAGCACCTCCCGGGTGAACTGAACTTGAAAAAATAA
- a CDS encoding acylphosphatase: MTEGRSFLEKITDRLKKTPPVSNQQQNHSDENRVMRHMIVHGKVQGVGFRHFTKQQADFSGIKGWVRNNSDGTVEIEASGTLENIESFTEALKEGNGFSKVDNIETMESDKARTYQKFQVKY; this comes from the coding sequence ATGACAGAAGGGCGCTCTTTTTTGGAAAAAATAACAGACCGGCTTAAAAAGACCCCACCTGTATCAAATCAACAGCAAAATCACAGCGATGAAAACAGAGTCATGAGGCACATGATTGTCCATGGGAAAGTCCAGGGCGTCGGATTTCGGCATTTCACAAAGCAGCAGGCTGACTTTTCCGGCATAAAAGGCTGGGTGCGCAACAACTCGGATGGAACCGTTGAAATCGAAGCTTCAGGTACGCTTGAAAATATCGAATCATTCACGGAAGCGCTTAAAGAAGGAAACGGATTTTCAAAGGTCGATAACATTGAGACAATGGAATCCGATAAAGCACGCACCTATCAAAAATTCCAGGTGAAATATTAA
- a CDS encoding DsrE/DsrF/DrsH-like family protein — protein sequence MEQQVPSMAIILLSEDIEKVHAGALVGSMAAMSGMEVNLFVTMNALKPFLKKSVENKDFKTGDVGKALIEKDAPSFDKLIREGREMGTLNVYGCALALDVMEWNKDDLIDVFDDIIGVTKFLGMAQNGQVVTM from the coding sequence ATGGAACAACAAGTACCTTCAATGGCAATAATTCTTTTATCAGAGGATATCGAAAAGGTTCATGCCGGCGCTCTTGTAGGCTCAATGGCTGCGATGTCCGGTATGGAAGTCAACCTTTTTGTGACAATGAATGCTTTGAAGCCTTTCCTTAAGAAAAGTGTCGAAAACAAAGACTTCAAAACTGGCGATGTCGGCAAAGCACTTATCGAGAAAGACGCTCCTTCCTTCGACAAACTGATCCGTGAAGGACGCGAAATGGGTACGCTTAACGTTTATGGATGTGCACTTGCCCTTGATGTAATGGAATGGAACAAAGACGACCTGATCGATGTGTTTGATGACATTATCGGTGTTACTAAATTCCTCGGCATGGCTCAGAATGGTCAAGTCGTAACTATGTAA
- a CDS encoding sulfurtransferase TusA family protein, with amino-acid sequence MSEVQVTKSVDARGSYCPGPLMELIKSIKAVEVGNVVEVISNDEGSAKDIPEWANKMGHEVAFNDEVEDYWKIGVRKMR; translated from the coding sequence ATGAGTGAAGTACAAGTAACAAAATCAGTAGATGCCCGCGGTTCTTACTGCCCTGGACCATTGATGGAACTGATCAAAAGCATAAAAGCTGTTGAAGTAGGCAACGTAGTAGAAGTCATTTCAAATGACGAAGGTTCAGCAAAAGACATCCCTGAATGGGCAAACAAAATGGGCCATGAAGTGGCATTCAACGATGAAGTAGAAGATTACTGGAAAATCGGCGTCCGCAAAATGCGCTAA
- a CDS encoding FmdB family zinc ribbon protein, producing the protein MALFDLRCKTCGNEFQKMVPFSKLKETGCPDCGSVDHERIYKANIKGPVRGGGAASAPSAPSAGFT; encoded by the coding sequence ATGGCTCTATTCGATTTGCGCTGCAAAACATGCGGAAATGAATTTCAAAAAATGGTCCCGTTTTCAAAACTGAAAGAAACGGGCTGCCCGGACTGCGGCAGTGTTGATCATGAACGAATATACAAAGCGAATATCAAAGGACCAGTAAGAGGAGGGGGAGCCGCCAGTGCTCCATCGGCCCCTTCAGCAGGCTTTACGTGA